attttgttatttgtattttggtttgagttAATTACGAGTTGGATTGTTCTTCTTACCTACTTTATGGTTCCTCTGAATAATCTATTCGTAGTcttatcaaaaccaaatccaaaaaagtACTTGTGAAtctatttcctttttaattattgcgttcataaatgaaaatgacacCATTTTTATCATAGTGAGGAgctcaaatttcaaaacttttgatcCGAGACATCTAAGTGTACCGAAATTTGAAACGGGTTATGTCTCCGGTGTAATTTCGACGGCGGATTTCGTCGATTACAGTCGTCGCCACCGTATATTAATACACATTTGGAAGCTCAAATAATGGGCTTCTTGCTTGAAGCCCATTGACGTCGGTACTATTGTATTTGCAATGATTTTAAACGTCGTCGTACAAGTAATAAATCAGAACCCCTAAAACCCTTTTCATCTCTCCGGACACTTCTTCTCCCGACACTTTCCTCTTCAAATCCCAAACGGCTATCTGACTttggaagaaagagagattcagAGTGGAGAATATTATGGAAGGAACTTTAGATGAAGAGAATCTAGTCTTCGAAACCACCAAAGGTATCAAACCAATCAAGAGTTTCGATGACATGGGGATGAATGATAAAGTTCTTCGCGGCGTTTATGACTACGGTTACAAGAAACCATCTGAGATTCAGCAGAGAGCTTTGGTTCCGATTCTCAAAGGACGAGACGTCATAGCTCAGGCTCAGTCCGGTACTGGTAAAACCTCTATGATTGCTATCTCCGTTTGCCAAATCGTCAACATATCCTCCAGAAAGTACGTCTCTGTTTTCCCCTgagattgaaaacaaatagTAACCCTTTTTCAGATTTCCAATTTAGGTCACTAAAATTTATCAGAATTACATGATTAATGATCTTGCTTTGTAATTGAGTTGAGGAACACTTATCTGTTTCTCCAATTTGCTAATCTACTTGGTAATACATAGTTAATGATCTTGCTCTGTAATTAAGATGCAGAGCACTAGAGACTGCCATATCTGTTTTCCAGTTTGCTATTTTATTTGGTATGTAACACATGGTTAGTGAGGAACACTTTCTTGACactataatgtttgttttccgATTTACTAAATCCATTTATTACTACATGTTACTGATCTTACTTTATGATTAGTTAGGAACACTTACTTTTAGGCTGCAAGATCTGTTTTTTTACCGCTTTACTAATTAAATGGTTAGATTCATTAGGATGAGGAAGGTTTACTTAAGGCTGtgtggtatttttttttttgtttcaagggTTCAAGTCTTGGTGTTGTCTCCATCAAGAGAGCTGGCTTCACAAACAGAGAAGACTATACAGGCTATTGGGGCACATACCAATATTCAGGCGCATGCTTGCATTGGTGGTAAGAGCATCGGTGAAGATATCAAGAAGCTAGAGCGTGGTGTCCACGCTGTGTCTGGGACACCTGGTCGAGTTTACGATATGATAAAGAGAGGAAGCTTACAAACTAAAGCTGTTAAACTTTTGGTTCTGGATGAATCAGATGAAATGCTGAGTAAAGGTTTGAAAGACCAGATTTATGACGTTTACAGAGCTCTTCCACACGATATTCAGGTTTCGATCTCAATTGTTTAAACAGTAGTAATAATTAGTAGATCCTAGTTTCTATGATAATATGAAGTTAATACGGTTGGTTTATAGGTTTGCTTGATTTCTGCTACTCTTCCTCAAGAGATTTTGGAGATGACAGAAAAGTTTATGACAGATCCTGTGAGGATTCTTGTGAAGCCTGATGAATTGACTCTTGAAGTAAGTTTTTCCTTCTGCCATTTTTATGCtttaagttttagttttatcatGAAATGCATCAACCTTTGGTTTTATAGGGAATCAAACAATACTATGTTGATGTTGATAAAGAAGAGTGGAAATTCGATACTCTTTGCGATCTTTATGGAAGACTTACTATTAACCAAGCTATTATCTTCTGCAACACAAGacaaaaggtaaaagactcttGTTCTTAAGCTCTGGTCCCTCCACTTTTGTCGATAATATTATACCTTTGATCTgcgttttttatatatatgaaaggtTGATTGGCTTACTGAGAAGATGAGGAGTAGCAATTTCATAGTCTCATCAATGCATGGAGACAAACGTCAAAAGGAGAGAGATGATATCATGAACCAGTTTCGGTCATTTAAAAGCCGTGTTTTAATCGCCTCAGATGTATGGGCACGAGGGATCGACGTTCAAACTGTatgatctctctttctctcattctctGTCTTTTAACTATCAATGTCACAAAGAAACTCCATGTTGACATTAAAAACTCTTTATGTAACTAGGTTTCTCATGTCATCAATTATGATATACCCAACAACCCGGAGCTATACATTCATCGTATAGGACGAGCTGGTCGTTTTGGTCGTGAAGGTGTTGCCATTAACTTTGTAAAATCTTCGGATATGAAAGATCTTAAGGATATTGAGCGACATTACGGTACTAAAATCCGCGAGATGCCAGCTGATCTTGTCTAAAGATGTTGTTTCCTTGAAGCTGAAGTTATAGAATCGGTTTTGAAAGaagttttgttcttcaacTATCCATTGGTTTAGACTTAGGCACAAGCTCTTTGAAAATGTATACCTCACTTCAGTCATTTCTTTTGTAccaaccaaaataatattattgtagctattttattttctgaaaatcaacaaattgtGTTTGGCTAAAGGCTTCGTGATGAATCCAAAATTGTTCTCATTTAGAAATTGTATGATGCTTTGGTTTGATGGAATTTATCGATGTAGTAAgaaattttggttcggttaaATCCGGTTAAAGTAATTGACGGTAACGGTAACGGCAATTGACGGTAGATATATACACGGCCACGGCGTCTCCGTATACAGAGGAAGTTTCTCTGATCGCCATTTCCACGTCGTACTAAGCTTCTCTTTCGCCATCCGTTTTAGGCAACGAAGACGAAGATCATGAAAGGGCTTACGAGGCTTCTCAATTCTCTTTCGCGACATACAGCTTCCGTAACTtgttctccatcttcttcttctcttctgatATCACGTCGCTCTCTGTTTATCTCGGCGGCGACACACTTTCCGGTGAATTTCTCGGAGTCGATAACAACTAATGCTTCTCGTAACTGTTCGagatcttcttcatttccCTTCAATTGGATCGGTATGGTAATTTCTAGGTCGCTAATCTTCACATTTGTATATCagtaaaatgttaaaagagTAGTCTTTTTGTCACATGAttcttgaaaatgaaatctGATGGCTTGAAATTGGTGTAATGAGCAGAGCAAAGGAGGACAATGTTTATCCAAACACAATCAACACCAAACCCCTCTTCTCTAATGTTTAGTCCTGGTAAACCAGTTATGGAGATTGGAAGTGCTGACTTCCCTAATTCTCGCTCTGCTATGAGTTCACCTTTAGCTAAAGCCATTTTCGCCATTGATGGTATTCCTCGTCTTTTGCTACAACATACAATTGTTTCCTCCTCATATAATCCGTGTTTTGTGACTAAGATTGTCTCTGTTGATGCAGGTGTAGTTCGAGTTTTCTATGGGTCAGATTTTGTTACTGTAACAAAGTCAGATGATGTAACATGGGATATACTCAAGCCTGATATCTTTGCAGTGGTAATGGACTTTTACTCTTCTGGTCAGCCTTTGTTTCTCGACTCACAAGCTACAGCTGCCAAGGATACCGCTATTCATGAGGTAGGCTGCTGCCAATGTTTGCTAGACTTAGACTTTTAAAAAGCCAAATACTAATCAATGATTGTTTCTCAGGATGACTCTGAAACTGTAGCAATGATTAAGGAACTCTTGGAGACGCGTATCCGACCATCAGTCCAAGATGATGGAGGGGACATCGAGTATTGTGGATTCGATACgtaagttttttatttgagtTAAAAGCAAATGTTCAATAAGATCGGATTTATCTTTATCAAAgctatttgttttggttaggGAAACTGGTATAGTGAAGCTTAGAATGCAAGGAGCTTGTAGCGGTTGTCCAAGTTCATCTGTTACTTTGAAATCCGGAATTGAGAATATGCTTATGCATTATGTTTCCGAGGTAAAGCTGATAAGGAGATGTCCTACCATTTATCATTTCTGTTATTCTTTTGCTGTTGAGGGAGAATCATGATCTTGTTAATAGTCTACTCTTGTTCTCTAATCATTACTCACCAAAGCGTTTGTGCAAAACACAGGTCAAAGGTGTTGAGCAAGAATTCGATGGTGAAGAGGAGGGAACATCTTCTGGTCCAATGGAGTAGAGTAACAGAAATGCATCACAAAAAAACTTGAGATTTGTTGCTGCTCTTCAATatacagaagaagaataaactaGAGGTACATTAGTTTTGTCTTCTCCTGAACCTGGAAGCCTCAGAAAACTATAGACTACTGGAAAACATGGAGTTGTCTCATATAACCcaataattgaaatttttacggttatatacttatatggCTTCTAGTGAGCGTTCACCAAGTGTAGCTGAAAGGGTAAAGATTTGTTGCACAAAGTTAAGTAGAAGTTTTTGCTGATTTGAAGTTATATAAGGTTTGTGATCGCATCGATGATTCAATACATTAACAACGGGTTTTATAGATTTAATCAAATATGATCCTTACAAACCACACTGAGAATAGTTATACGACATAGATACAGTTGCTGGTTAAATAGCAAACTCAGTTACGGCATATCTTGGCGGTAGGCATTGTGACACAGACTGGAGCATACTTCTTCTTGGCAGCTTCTGTTCCTCTCTTTGGCTCATCGTCTGCCATTGCCACCTTAGCTAAGGAGCACACAGCTGCAGCTGCAGCTGTGAAGACAAGATCCCTCCTCATCTTCATGCTCTGTTCTTGCTTCTTGTTCTCCAAGCTGGTTGTGTTTTCACTCCCGGAGGCTTTGACCACCGTGAGGCTTCGTCTGCTGTTGCTGGAGATGTTTGCCGGAAGGTTTGAGACGGTAGGGAGAAATGAAGATGTCATGGTCATTGACGCCATTGCAATTGGTAAGTTGGATTCCCACGTGTGatctctttatctctctctgtttcttgtttatcTGATGACTTGGTGATGGATTGTGTTTTAAAAGTTGGGGATGATCCAGTTCCTTAtccaaaatatgaatttatagCAAATGGGTTTTTGCCACGTGTCTCTGTGCTATCCttattttccaaacaaaatgaACACTAGAAGCTTTCTTTCTTGTAGTGTCCGGAAGAACTAGGTCCATTCTTGATTCTTGGGCAAAAAAGGTCAAAAGCCCAATTCACTTCTTCGAAAGCCAAAACGGACGAGTAGTCACTTTAGTCAGTCAGTGGTCACGACCTTTTTCTGGCCCAAACAGAAACTAATAGAATTAAATTAGGTAGGTGCTATTATtccattttcaaaacaatataaaaaggGGTTATTGCTAAAATAGGATctttttagacaaaaaatttgaaattaggCACTTGTCTATTTGACTTACAAGAATAGGTATTTTCATGTATTTGAATTGACGAATTTGCCcttgagtttttcttcttcttcatgcttcttcttcttcatcgttcttcttctttcttctcttttttttttttccagaaactGTAAATCCATTttaatcattaaaatttagagaatccaaacaaaatatttggtgGATCTTCCGTTTCGATTCGTAATAGTGAAGACAAGATAATAATTTCGGTTTGAAATTGAATTTAACAATTGAATTCCAATCAATTGAATGAATCCAGTTAAAGGagttttcataaaaaaatctaaaccctaagataaTGTATATGGAACCCATGGATTCTAATCATAGACTttcatcaaatcaattttgtgatagagaagagaagaagaagatgagcttCGCAGGAGACAGAGGCGCTGCGTTTCCTCGTCGAGATGTTAGTGTTTTGATGTCATCTATCGCTTCCTCTGTACTCTTTTGCAATTGTTGCTTTGTGGAGATGATAGATCTGGATCTGTGACATTGTTCTTGTTCAATATAATTGTTATGTGACCAGTAAGAACTAAAATCAAATCGAGTAGTAGAACTGACCTTTGAATGATAGATCTGGGAAATTTTTTGGCTAAGATTCGCCAGTTCGTTTTAGTCTGGAATTATAAACAGAGCTCTCCGTTTTAGTCTGCAATTAGCTCGTTCACTAGTTCGAAGACGATAGAGTAACAATGACgatgaaattgaagaaacgACATAAACGTGAGGTTTTGTCTGCaacagagaaaataataaagataaTCAATTTATCCAAACGATTCACTAAGGGCAAAGAAGTAATCTCATCTTAGCAAAAGTCCTCAAATTCGTAAGTCATTGCGAAAGTACctaaatctatattttttcaagtttttgtgGTTTCCTGGACAATTAACTCATATAAAAAAGTACATAGTTATTTTTTAAGGGttacccatttttttttattttttatttaacaagGTTACCCATTTTTATTAGAGCAAAACTAGTAGTTTTGttacaaaacattaacaaaatgaacatagttttgttttcgagcctttttaaaataacctTGTATATGCATAGTTTActgtataaaatataaattgtagTAAACAaagcaattttattttataagtttGATTTACTAGCAAgagttttagtcttttagaattcaaatacACAATTATTACACTCTAGTAACAGTCTAAGATTTGGTATATCGATCAAATTACTTCATGATTATACTCTTCTTATTATGATGAACGAATAGAATTTCATGTcgataatgaaaatatttttcccgAAGCTATTGTATCACTTCTAAACAATGTTGTGCCAATGATTCGACTAcgactaaattttaaaatggaagattttcaattattttggaaattttagttaacaatataaaaaatatgacaacaaaaagataaataatcatatatatgaaagttggccaactctctCTATATGAATGACACGtcatcacacaagaaaatgacatgtgttattttatattttttaaattaaaacttaaattaaataagcaaattaaatgtatcatcaatactaattttaattgatttcttcaaaataaaaataaaaaataaaaattctgtTAATAAATTAAGCACTACTtacattatattatttttattttactaattttttattatcaataatCACTATTTTAATGACTAAATTTTTTTGCGTTGAAGTTGTTTGCTACCTAACCTCTTattagtttagtaattttattttgagtctttgataACATTAACATTCaagttttttcaaataataaaccTTTGAAACATTAGACCtaccaaataatttaatacatGATTATTTCTCTTATATGGATATATGCAATAAGAGAAGATCTAAAAATATTGACTTAAATgtactttaatttttgctttctttttatttttttcatatgaatacgcttaaaatcttgtttagtttatatcaattttatatatttaatcatgagCTTATAACAATGTTGTTGATTATTATATCAAGAGAATATATAAGACCAGAAATAGtttatttgtaattaagttagacaattttcaaatcatcCAAGATACGatcatttttctaatattgatatatgcaatgacagaaaatctaaaattgttGACTTAAATGATATTCAATTTTTGccatcttcttatttttacatatgaatatttttcagattttattcAGTTGATGTCAATCCAAACTTTAATCATGAGCCTATCACAATATCGTTgaagtacataaaacaaagaattgatttatttataatcgaGTTAAGCAAATTTTAAACCACACAAGTAACATAGTTATACATAATTCTATCAGAATATCAGATATTGATGTTATATGTATTCATGaagtgaaaatattaaaattttataaataatcagctttataaataaattagtcACAAATGAATCTaaccataaaaattgtaactaAATATTATGgatctaattttattaacaatacaagaataaacaaagaataaacaaaaattagcaaaaatatcaatcaatgtatatattttttttaacaattttcaaaataaatccACGCGTAGCGTGGATACTCatctaaattaatatcatttaacaattaacaaaagttAGTGACGAAAAATTAAAGTTCTCATATTGCATTAAACCATCCATCAATCCCACTCTTAATTAACtatcttcaaaataaaagaaaaaaaatacaaatcatgtTAATGTATCAAAcactacttttattttattttgctattttttatAGTCATTATCTGATATTTGTAACTTAGCTGTTTgctatttaacattttttagtttagtattTTAACTTAATCTTCTCttattattacattttttggtttacatgatatatgattttttttgtacctTATGATAAATTGGTAACATTAATAATGACATACACATTTTTCaagtaagtttttttgtgatcttatatataccaaaGAATTCAATACAAGACACTTTCTCCAATATGGGTATATGTAAATGCAAAGAGAGATACCTAAAAGTGTTGACTTAAATgactctttaattttttgctttttgttttctcttttggtataaaacttttgaaataaatgAGTAGATAGTTATACAtttgttattcaaattattaCAATTCAATATTTAGTCATGAGCTTATCATGATGTGACTAGAGTACTAGATTAGGAAAATACATGGAATAAGGAATAGTTTGCTTATAATCAAGTTAGATAAGTTTCAAACCACATAAGTAATATAATTGCATAacattgtattatatattgttgttgtaatattttatgatagttaaaaaagaatataatcttggatatatagataagaagatttatacatgaaaaaagtataattgatttttgaatcaaaggtaaatctaactaaaaaaaaataattatagaaaataaatataattttattaactatataataacataCACAAATATGAACATACATTaccaataaaaatagttaaaatataattatttttaaactattttcaaaataaactCACGCGTAGCGTGGATACTCTCCTAGTATTAATAATAAAGATCAAACTTGTAGTTAAAACACTTAACACTAAAATTAGCTGAAATAGCTAAGAAAAATAGTTGTCAAATGTGGCATAGCTTGTGGttataaaaattatgataGAAGATGTGGCTTCTGGCTATTGCTCAATGTTTTACAAAGTAAGCATGCCATTGCTTCCGAAGAGAAGATGTTGTAGGCAAACATGTTGAGACAAATGATGAATTGATCAGAAAAAAATCGAGACTTTATCTTTCAAACATGATGTCAGAGATGAAACTTTTAAGTACGACTTTGAAAATGTGCATTCTGTTAAAGAATAAATTGATGGTTTGTACTTTGTagaattcatcaaaaaaaaaaatgaagaagacaatttaattaaaatgaatatataatttataaattaatcatATCTATAATAAGAAGAACTTGTGAAATTTTTATACTGTATGTAACACGAATAATTcttaagaaacatatatattttattatttaccATGTTTTGTCATTTATGCAGGAAAATTAAATACcattacacaaaatttaaccttatacaaaaaccaaaaattaggCACTGTTTTGAAAATAAGAAGTTGAGAATTTTTAAAACCTCATTtcccaaaaataatttttcacATATCactattatattttgaatattgaaaTAGACTCTAAAGAAAACATGACTCGAGTAAACAACCACTACTAGTCGTtgacaaaataagaaaagagacaCCCACTAGTCACTATGTATTAATTAATGGATATCGTAAAAAAGATCCAATGAGGTAAATGGCAGAGTCGTAATAAAAGAGGGAAGCAGCGGTTTCATCACGAACTTAACACAAGACAgcttttatttgaaaatggCTCCACTTCACGAggcttctctttctccattatctctctctctcgccgtAGGCTTTACTCGAGAACCAGACCCAAAGATCACaccattatatataatatacacatTGGATTATAAAAAAGCACAATCTTTGAATGATTTCTCCAAGGttgtctcttttcttctctgctttcgAGTGATTCTATTTTCCAACGGTAACAAAAgggttcttcttttttcaaaatccGACAGAGAAAGATcagagctttcttcttcttctgacaatcatcatcatcagatatAGAGACAAAGACAACGACTAAGAAAGAGACTTTCTCTGCTTTATTTGTTAAAGTCGGCGGTGAATAGTAATGGAGAGACGTAACGAAGCGTTGATGATTAGGAAATCGAAGTGGCAGTACCCACAAGTGGGTTCTCCGACGCCGAGGATTCTTCAGTTGCCACGGAGGCAtagtgttcgacgaaatgctTCAAAGGGCTTGAAGACAACAGTTTCTTCGTCGTCTCAGAAGGATCGGAGAGTGAAACTGGAGGTTTTGTTTCATCAAGAGAGGACTTTTGATCGGGGGGCATCGATTGTGATGGTGAATGATAATGGTGGTGAGAAgaaggatgaagaagagggaaGGAGAAGAGGGAAAGTTGCAGATGGGAGAGAGATTGGTGTGTCTgggttgtcttcttcttctgcggTTGATGAAGTTGAGGAAGCTAAGTGGAGGTTTCAAGCGGAGATGTTGAGATCAGAGTGTAATTTGTTAAgaatagaaaaagagattgctttgaagaagatggagaggaggaagaagcgAATGGAGCGGACGCTGAGATCTGCTGTTCTTACTCTTCTATCTGTAAGTCAAATTTggtttgtgtgtttgtgtttgtgttgtgtgagagttttgagtttgaagCTGTTCTATGTTGGTGTTTTTTGATTTAGGGGAAAGAGAGAATCTCTGAAGGGACGAAAGAGAGCAAGGTTTTGGAAGATGAGATAAGCTATTTGGTTGAGAAACTGAATGAGTTAAAGTCTCCAAAGGTTAAGGACATGGAAGCTAGAAACttcaaacataattttgatAAGCAAGCTTCTGTTTTAAGAAGAGAGCTAGAGAGGTTCGATGAAGCAGTTTCCGAAGAGGTTTGTGTCAAAGGGATTCAGAAAATGGCAGAGGCTAGCTTCTCCGTCCATTCTGATCAAAACGCTCTTAGGAACAATAATGGAAATGTGAGTGTAACAATTCTCTCTAAATGGCCTAAGTCCTTTTTAGCATGGttctgattttgatattttgactGCAGATAGATACATTGAGTAGTAAAATGGAGGCGTTGTCAAAAGGGGTTTTGTTGGAAAGAATGGAGAAAGAATATGGATCGAGTCTCGTTGCACCGTCTTCAAGCTCTGTACAAGACATGTATTGTAAGGTAAATTTGTGAAAACGAATTCTCTAGTCTATATATGAGCTCAAATGAAGTTTGTGAAGGTTAATGTTTACGTTTTGCAGGGAATTAAAGCGCATGAGGAAAAGAAAGACTGTTCTAGACACTGCAAAGTAGTTATGAGGAAGATTGCGGATGAAGTAAGAGCTGAAGCAGAGCAATGGTCACAAATGCAAGAGATGTTGAATCAAGTGAGAAAAGAAATGGAGGAACTTCAATCTTGTCGTGATTTCTGGCAAAACCGCGCCCTCGAAGCAGATTCCGA
This sequence is a window from Arabidopsis thaliana chromosome 1 sequence. Protein-coding genes within it:
- a CDS encoding myosin-like protein (myosin-related; Has 11803 Blast hits to 7804 proteins in 640 species: Archae - 183; Bacteria - 701; Metazoa - 7055; Fungi - 867; Plants - 542; Viruses - 4; Other Eukaryotes - 2451 (source: NCBI BLink).), which translates into the protein MERRNEALMIRKSKWQYPQVGSPTPRILQLPRRHSVRRNASKGLKTTVSSSSQKDRRVKLEVLFHQERTFDRGASIVMVNDNGGEKKDEEEGRRRGKVADGREIGVSGLSSSSAVDEVEEAKWRFQAEMLRSECNLLRIEKEIALKKMERRKKRMERTLRSAVLTLLSGKERISEGTKESKVLEDEISYLVEKLNELKSPKVKDMEARNFKHNFDKQASVLRRELERFDEAVSEEVCVKGIQKMAEASFSVHSDQNALRNNNGNIDTLSSKMEALSKGVLLERMEKEYGSSLVAPSSSSVQDMYCKGIKAHEEKKDCSRHCKVVMRKIADEVRAEAEQWSQMQEMLNQVRKEMEELQSCRDFWQNRALEADSEIQNLHSSVEGWRRKALSSEAKLKNLQAEVCGLQEEIKRLRKEDKLEPEKNKLPSESEKRVLICRLKENRHSNNGDWSKYSEGRTTKPSSSRPPLREVKNSSVIARQRNSNIMKM
- a CDS encoding myosin-like protein — its product is MERRNEALMIRKSKWQYPQVGSPTPRILQLPRRHSVRRNASKGLKTTVSSSSQKDRRVKLEVLFHQERTFDRGASIVMVNDNGGEKKDEEEGRRRGKVADGREIGVSGLSSSSAVDEVEEAKWRFQAEMLRSECNLLRIEKEIALKKMERRKKRMERTLRSAVLTLLSGKERISEGTKESKVLEDEISYLVEKLNELKSPKVKDMEARNFKHNFDKQASVLRRELERFDEAVSEEVCVKGIQKMAEASFSVHSDQNALRNNNGNIDTLSSKMEALSKGVLLERMEKEYGSSLVAPSSSSVQDMYCKGIKAHEEKKDCSRHCKVVMRKIADEVRAEAEQWSQMQEMLNQVRKEMEELQSCRDFWQNRALEADSEIQNLHSSVR
- a CDS encoding uncharacterized protein (unknown protein; FUNCTIONS IN: molecular_function unknown; INVOLVED IN: biological_process unknown; LOCATED IN: endomembrane system; Has 30201 Blast hits to 17322 proteins in 780 species: Archae - 12; Bacteria - 1396; Metazoa - 17338; Fungi - 3422; Plants - 5037; Viruses - 0; Other Eukaryotes - 2996 (source: NCBI BLink).); protein product: MLCSCFLFSKLVVFSLPEALTTVRLRLLLLEMFAGRFETVGRNEDVMVIDAIAIEKRRRR